In the genome of Microcoleus sp. FACHB-672, one region contains:
- a CDS encoding J domain-containing protein, whose amino-acid sequence MSFQIEQGLFKFDFTDHHAILGVPVDAEFNDIRKRYLKIARRLHPDSCKADNEADKQLASDLFSKLVSPAYTKFSNERERAEYSVLLGLMGKRCLQEASKIQLHSDLAKQLSKAGEFERAYKTLVANLAETEYQSLSQTLNVIAQISELNMVYLMRQESRGAVVGQTQQTQKPAATGMPAASTRPPAAASTTAPPPPPPPKAESRAEGYYRRAEDWMSKNNFAQAIIELRDALKLEPNSSQCHGLLGMIYVKQNQATMAKVHINKALQLNPEEKVALDAKRLLEKPPQKGGTKGGTSKTSPKSGKPDQPGGGIFGGLFGGGGKKK is encoded by the coding sequence ATGTCTTTTCAAATTGAACAAGGATTATTTAAGTTTGACTTCACAGATCATCACGCCATTTTAGGGGTTCCTGTTGATGCGGAGTTTAATGACATCCGCAAGCGGTATCTCAAGATTGCTCGTCGCCTGCATCCTGATAGTTGCAAGGCTGACAATGAAGCGGATAAACAACTAGCGAGTGATCTATTTTCAAAGCTAGTGAGTCCCGCTTACACGAAATTCTCCAATGAGCGTGAACGTGCGGAATATTCTGTCCTTTTAGGGTTGATGGGAAAGCGCTGTCTTCAAGAGGCATCTAAGATCCAACTTCACAGTGATCTGGCAAAACAGTTATCTAAAGCAGGTGAGTTTGAAAGAGCTTACAAAACTTTAGTAGCAAATTTGGCAGAAACTGAGTATCAATCTTTATCGCAAACTCTCAACGTGATTGCCCAAATCAGTGAACTCAATATGGTTTATCTGATGCGGCAAGAAAGTAGAGGCGCAGTTGTCGGGCAAACCCAGCAGACTCAAAAGCCGGCAGCAACAGGGATGCCGGCAGCTTCAACTCGCCCCCCAGCCGCAGCTTCCACAACTGCCCCCCCACCGCCACCGCCTCCAAAAGCGGAGTCACGGGCGGAAGGATACTACCGGCGCGCGGAAGATTGGATGAGCAAAAACAATTTTGCTCAAGCCATTATCGAACTGCGGGACGCCCTCAAGCTTGAGCCGAATAGTAGCCAGTGTCATGGCTTATTGGGGATGATTTATGTGAAGCAAAATCAGGCAACAATGGCTAAGGTTCATATTAATAAAGCCTTGCAGTTGAACCCTGAAGAGAAAGTAGCACTCGATGCGAAGAGATTGCTAGAAAAGCCGCCTCAAAAAGGTGGAACCAAGGGTGGGACATCCAAAACATCGCCGAAATCAGGTAAGCCCGATCAGCCCGGTGGTGGTATCTTTGGAGGGTTGTTTGGAGGTGGCGGGAAGAAAAAATAA
- a CDS encoding ATP phosphoribosyltransferase regulatory subunit, which produces MVYQPPTGARDLLPLDVAQKHWIEERLRTVFRRWGYHRIITSTLERLDTLMAGGAVQPSTVIQLRDAEDEVLGLRPELTASIARAAVTRMAGTTYPQRLYYNANVFRTAGEGIHGGQQEFYQAGVELLGAGGVMADAEILLLLSQCLQSLGLNQWRVILGEAGLMQSLLAAFEPALQNQVRHAIAHLDRIALETLPLSPDQRERALFLFDLRGRPADVLQRVGQLSLDAHQQQIVNNLKSLVELLNESSAFPVILDLSLIQTFDYYTGIVFEVVSESEAGQQVLGQGGRYDQLLGLYHPQGETYPGIGFSLNIEDLHACLLPGGQLPAYTVPSDWLVVPVSSQADAAAFAYAQKLRQDGDLVRVELDFGQRETPEAVREYAQQRRIKQIAWVKDAGEPEIETLS; this is translated from the coding sequence ATGGTTTATCAACCACCAACCGGCGCGAGGGATTTATTACCCCTCGATGTGGCTCAAAAACACTGGATAGAAGAGCGCTTGCGAACAGTTTTTCGCCGCTGGGGCTATCACCGAATTATTACCTCAACCCTAGAGCGGTTGGACACGCTGATGGCTGGGGGTGCTGTCCAGCCATCGACTGTAATCCAGCTGCGCGATGCCGAGGATGAGGTGCTGGGGTTGCGCCCAGAGTTGACGGCTTCCATTGCCCGTGCGGCGGTGACTCGCATGGCGGGGACAACCTATCCCCAGCGCCTTTACTACAATGCCAATGTGTTCCGCACAGCCGGCGAAGGGATTCACGGCGGGCAGCAGGAGTTTTACCAAGCTGGGGTGGAATTGCTCGGTGCCGGCGGCGTGATGGCGGATGCCGAGATTTTGCTGCTGTTGTCCCAGTGCTTGCAGAGTTTGGGGCTGAACCAATGGCGGGTGATTTTAGGGGAAGCCGGCTTGATGCAATCGCTGCTTGCTGCTTTTGAGCCGGCATTGCAAAATCAGGTGCGGCACGCAATTGCCCATCTAGATCGCATTGCTCTAGAAACCTTGCCCCTCTCCCCCGATCAGCGAGAACGAGCGCTGTTTTTGTTCGATTTGCGGGGACGCCCTGCTGACGTGCTGCAACGTGTCGGTCAATTGAGCTTGGATGCACATCAGCAGCAAATTGTCAATAATCTCAAATCTCTGGTCGAATTACTGAACGAGTCGTCAGCATTTCCAGTAATTTTGGATCTGAGCTTGATTCAAACCTTTGACTACTACACCGGCATTGTCTTTGAAGTCGTCAGCGAAAGCGAAGCAGGACAGCAAGTGTTAGGCCAAGGCGGACGCTATGACCAACTGCTGGGACTGTATCATCCTCAAGGGGAAACCTATCCGGGGATTGGGTTCTCGCTGAATATTGAAGACTTGCACGCCTGTTTGCTGCCAGGGGGTCAACTGCCGGCTTATACTGTGCCCAGTGATTGGTTAGTCGTGCCGGTGAGTTCTCAAGCGGATGCTGCTGCCTTTGCCTACGCCCAAAAACTCCGGCAAGACGGTGATTTAGTTCGGGTTGAGCTAGATTTCGGGCAGAGAGAAACACCCGAAGCCGTGCGAGAATACGCGCAGCAACGCCGCATTAAACAGATTGCTTGGGTCAAGGATGCCGGTGAACCGGAAATCGAAACGTTAAGCTAA
- a CDS encoding indolepyruvate ferredoxin oxidoreductase subunit alpha, which translates to MPHTIVTNTCEGIADCVDACPVACIHPGPGKNTKGTDWYWIDFATCIDCGICMQVCPVEGAIVAEERPELQKTPQ; encoded by the coding sequence GTGCCGCACACGATTGTTACTAACACCTGTGAAGGCATCGCGGATTGCGTTGATGCCTGTCCAGTGGCTTGCATTCATCCCGGCCCTGGTAAGAATACGAAGGGAACGGATTGGTACTGGATTGACTTTGCAACTTGTATTGACTGCGGCATTTGTATGCAGGTGTGTCCTGTAGAAGGAGCAATTGTTGCAGAAGAACGCCCTGAGTTGCAAAAGACACCGCAATAA
- a CDS encoding sulfite exporter TauE/SafE family protein gives MIDLLLVMTVGFLGSFGHCVGMCGPLTVAFSLSGKSETQPSWQQQFYFHFLLNFGRIVSYALVGAAIGALGSAVIASGQLAGIGSVLRRLIAIFTGILLVWFGLVQIKPELLPRLPVFHPLAEGNWHNRLQKAMLNLSTQNSRWTPALLGLVWGLIPCGFLYAAQIKAAETGNLWMGAATMLAFGLGTMPSMLGVGVSASRLSASRRSQLFKLGGWVTLTIGILTLLRTDEMVDYTGHAALLCLLLALIARPISRLWPAPLRYRRALGVGAFVLSVAHTFHMMEHTLNWNFDAVSFMLQQHQAGMWAGILALVLMIPLALTSFDRAVSYLGTRWRLLHLLSVPAFVLCAGHAVLLGSHYLGALEWTWGSKLNAALLGAIALAVLLVRLRLFWSILFLERFYAPPSQR, from the coding sequence ATGATAGACCTGCTGCTAGTCATGACTGTGGGGTTTCTTGGCAGTTTTGGCCACTGTGTAGGAATGTGTGGCCCCCTAACTGTGGCATTTTCTCTGTCGGGCAAGTCAGAAACTCAGCCTAGTTGGCAGCAACAATTTTATTTTCATTTCCTATTAAACTTCGGACGAATTGTTAGTTATGCCTTAGTAGGTGCCGCTATTGGGGCATTAGGTTCTGCCGTTATAGCTAGCGGTCAATTGGCCGGCATTGGTAGCGTTTTGCGCCGACTGATTGCCATTTTCACCGGCATCCTACTCGTCTGGTTTGGTTTAGTGCAAATTAAACCAGAACTCTTGCCACGTCTGCCGGTGTTTCATCCACTGGCAGAAGGCAACTGGCACAACCGGCTTCAAAAAGCAATGCTCAACCTCTCCACACAAAACAGCCGATGGACGCCGGCATTATTAGGACTGGTGTGGGGTTTAATTCCTTGCGGTTTTCTCTATGCCGCCCAAATTAAAGCCGCCGAAACCGGCAACCTCTGGATGGGTGCGGCAACCATGTTGGCGTTTGGGCTGGGAACAATGCCAAGTATGCTCGGTGTGGGCGTTTCCGCATCGAGATTGAGCGCAAGCCGGCGCAGCCAACTCTTTAAGCTAGGAGGCTGGGTTACGCTTACGATTGGCATCCTCACGTTGCTGCGGACGGATGAAATGGTAGATTATACCGGCCATGCGGCGCTGCTGTGTCTGCTTTTAGCCCTGATCGCCCGTCCCATCAGTCGATTGTGGCCGGCACCCCTACGCTACCGTCGCGCTTTGGGTGTGGGAGCGTTTGTGCTATCGGTGGCTCACACGTTTCACATGATGGAGCACACGCTGAACTGGAATTTTGACGCTGTCTCCTTTATGTTGCAACAGCATCAGGCGGGAATGTGGGCCGGCATTTTGGCGCTGGTATTGATGATCCCGCTAGCACTCACCAGTTTTGACCGTGCTGTGAGTTATTTGGGAACACGCTGGCGACTGTTGCATCTGTTAAGTGTGCCGGCGTTTGTGTTGTGTGCCGGTCATGCTGTGCTGCTGGGTTCCCATTATTTGGGGGCGTTGGAATGGACTTGGGGCAGTAAACTGAATGCAGCTTTACTGGGAGCGATTGCACTGGCTGTATTGCTGGTGCGGTTGCGCCTGTTTTGGTCAATTCTATTTTTAGAAAGATTTTATGCACCACCGTCTCAACGCTAG
- the hemL gene encoding glutamate-1-semialdehyde 2,1-aminomutase: protein MITTSLNTTKSEEIFAAAQKLMPGGVSSPVRAFKSVGGQPIVFDRVKGAYVWDVDGNQYIDYVGTWGPAICGHAHPEVISALHDALEKGTSFGAPSVLENVLAEMVIDAVPSIEMVRFVNSGTEACMSVLRLMRAFTSRDKIIKFEGCYHGHADMFLVKAGSGVATLGLPDSPGVPKSATNTTLTAPFNDLEAVKALFAENPDEIAGVILEPVVGNAGFIVPDAGFLEGLRELTQENGALLVFDEVMTGFRIAYGGAQEKFGVTPDLTTLGKIIGGGLPVGAYGGRKDIMSMVAPAGPMYQAGTLSGNPLAMTAGIKTLELLQKPGTYEQLDKITKKLADGLVQIAHETGHAACGGQISAMFGLFFTGGPVHSYEDAKKSDSGKFSRFHRGMLEHGIYLAPSQYEAGFTSLAHTDDDINRTLAAAREVMSSL from the coding sequence TTGATTACCACAAGCCTGAACACCACCAAATCAGAAGAAATTTTTGCAGCCGCCCAGAAACTCATGCCAGGGGGCGTCAGCTCCCCAGTCCGTGCCTTCAAATCTGTTGGAGGACAACCCATCGTCTTTGATCGGGTCAAAGGCGCTTATGTATGGGACGTTGACGGCAACCAATATATCGACTACGTCGGCACCTGGGGGCCAGCAATTTGCGGTCACGCCCATCCAGAGGTGATCAGCGCCCTACACGATGCCCTAGAAAAAGGCACAAGCTTTGGTGCCCCCTCCGTGCTAGAAAACGTGCTGGCAGAAATGGTAATCGACGCCGTTCCTAGTATTGAAATGGTGCGCTTTGTCAACTCCGGGACAGAAGCGTGTATGTCTGTCCTGCGCTTGATGCGGGCTTTCACCAGCCGCGACAAAATCATTAAATTTGAAGGCTGCTACCACGGACACGCCGATATGTTCTTGGTCAAAGCCGGCTCCGGGGTGGCCACCTTGGGCTTACCTGACTCTCCCGGCGTCCCTAAATCCGCAACCAACACCACCCTCACAGCGCCCTTTAACGACTTAGAGGCCGTTAAAGCCTTATTTGCCGAAAACCCAGATGAAATTGCCGGCGTCATTTTAGAACCCGTTGTCGGCAATGCCGGCTTCATTGTCCCCGATGCCGGCTTCTTAGAAGGGTTGCGCGAACTGACCCAAGAAAACGGCGCATTGCTCGTCTTTGACGAAGTCATGACCGGCTTCAGAATCGCATACGGCGGCGCTCAAGAAAAATTCGGCGTCACCCCCGACTTAACCACCCTCGGTAAAATCATCGGCGGCGGCTTACCCGTCGGCGCTTACGGTGGACGCAAAGATATCATGTCAATGGTCGCCCCCGCAGGGCCAATGTATCAAGCCGGCACCCTTTCCGGCAACCCCCTCGCCATGACAGCCGGTATCAAAACCCTAGAATTGCTGCAAAAACCAGGCACCTACGAGCAGCTTGACAAAATCACCAAAAAACTCGCAGATGGCTTAGTGCAAATCGCCCACGAAACCGGCCATGCCGCCTGCGGAGGACAAATCAGCGCCATGTTTGGCCTATTCTTCACAGGCGGGCCGGTTCATAGCTACGAAGACGCCAAAAAGTCAGATTCAGGCAAATTCAGCCGATTTCATCGCGGAATGCTAGAACACGGCATTTACCTCGCCCCCTCCCAATACGAAGCAGGATTCACCTCCCTCGCCCACACAGACGACGACATTAACCGCACCTTAGCAGCAGCACGGGAAGTTATGTCCAGTCTGTAA
- the hisIE gene encoding bifunctional phosphoribosyl-AMP cyclohydrolase/phosphoribosyl-ATP diphosphatase HisIE translates to MPTPEVTPLSQSIPVEKIRYNEQGLVPAIVQDYLDGTVLMMAWMNQESLQKTLETGETWFWSRSRAELWHKGATSGHIQKVRSLRYDCDSDALLISAEQTGDIACHTGERSCFHQVDEQIVAPPADMLSQVFKVICNRRDRPSEGSYTAKLLAGGDNKILKKIGEESAEVVMACKDDDPDAIAGEVADLFYHTLVALAHHKVDLRAVYQKFHERQRSD, encoded by the coding sequence ATGCCTACTCCTGAAGTGACGCCCTTATCCCAATCTATCCCTGTAGAGAAAATTCGCTACAACGAACAGGGACTGGTGCCGGCAATTGTGCAAGATTATCTTGATGGCACGGTGTTGATGATGGCTTGGATGAATCAGGAATCTCTGCAAAAAACCCTGGAAACTGGAGAGACTTGGTTCTGGAGCCGATCACGTGCGGAATTATGGCATAAAGGCGCAACTTCGGGTCACATTCAGAAGGTGCGATCCCTCCGCTATGACTGCGATAGTGATGCGTTGCTGATCAGCGCTGAGCAAACGGGGGATATTGCTTGCCACACCGGCGAACGTAGCTGTTTTCATCAAGTAGACGAGCAAATTGTAGCGCCGCCGGCTGATATGTTGTCTCAGGTTTTTAAGGTGATTTGCAACCGGCGTGATCGTCCTAGTGAAGGTTCTTATACTGCTAAGTTGCTTGCCGGTGGGGATAACAAGATTCTTAAAAAAATTGGGGAAGAGTCGGCTGAAGTGGTGATGGCTTGTAAGGATGACGATCCAGATGCAATCGCTGGCGAAGTTGCGGATTTATTTTACCACACGTTAGTTGCTCTGGCGCACCATAAAGTTGATTTGCGAGCCGTTTATCAAAAATTTCATGAGCGCCAGCGCTCTGACTAA
- a CDS encoding MDR family MFS transporter, whose amino-acid sequence MLKQKLFSWIPQLKRQVWILVAGRLLSGIGTGFTLFYAPIFFADRVGLTKTAVGIALGSASVSGIFGRIFSGSWADSPTWGRRRTLLLSCLICAGASFVLASANNFPLLVAGNLLLGFGVGLYWPATEAIIADLTNAETRHEAYAITRLGDSLGLQFGVVFGGALISLTGAYRLLFVIDGISFLVFFGVIWVAISETYQPAAKPAPELKSTNTNKKTKSNQSFKNGWKIALQDRALLVYVLVNMLFTTYIAQIQSTAPLYFSNFVAVKGSNQGFSTATISALFTWHIALLIVCQMPVARFLRRFSHPQTLIYSAILWAIGFTLIGITGITTTYPIAWAMLALAVLAIATVAYTPAASSLVVDLAPTTLRGVYLSINSLCWAVGYMIGPPLGGWALDLPRPFADSLWAALALSVGLTIFILQYLDRLVPQRK is encoded by the coding sequence TTGCTAAAACAAAAACTTTTCTCGTGGATACCTCAACTAAAACGCCAAGTTTGGATTTTAGTAGCGGGTCGATTACTATCAGGAATTGGCACCGGCTTTACCTTATTTTACGCACCCATTTTTTTTGCAGATCGGGTGGGTTTAACAAAAACTGCTGTGGGAATAGCCTTAGGCAGCGCATCAGTTTCTGGCATTTTCGGGCGCATTTTTAGCGGTTCTTGGGCAGACTCACCGACATGGGGACGCCGGCGCACACTTTTACTCTCGTGTTTGATATGTGCCGGCGCATCATTCGTCCTAGCCTCTGCGAATAATTTCCCCCTCTTAGTTGCCGGTAACTTACTTTTAGGTTTCGGTGTTGGTTTATACTGGCCGGCAACCGAAGCAATTATTGCAGATTTAACCAATGCCGAAACCCGTCATGAAGCTTATGCCATAACCCGACTAGGAGATAGTCTCGGTTTGCAATTTGGCGTAGTTTTCGGAGGCGCTTTGATTTCACTCACCGGCGCTTACCGGCTGCTATTTGTGATTGACGGCATTTCATTCCTAGTCTTCTTTGGCGTCATTTGGGTAGCTATCTCAGAAACTTATCAGCCGGCAGCAAAACCCGCCCCAGAACTGAAATCAACCAACACAAATAAAAAAACAAAATCCAACCAATCTTTCAAAAACGGTTGGAAAATCGCATTGCAAGATCGAGCGCTTCTTGTCTACGTCCTCGTTAACATGTTATTTACCACTTATATCGCCCAAATCCAATCGACTGCACCCCTTTATTTCAGTAATTTTGTAGCCGTTAAAGGTAGCAATCAAGGATTTTCAACAGCAACCATTAGCGCCCTGTTTACCTGGCACATTGCCCTTTTAATTGTGTGCCAGATGCCGGTAGCCCGGTTTTTGAGGCGCTTTAGCCATCCCCAGACATTAATCTATTCAGCAATATTGTGGGCAATCGGATTTACCCTAATCGGGATCACCGGCATCACCACAACTTACCCGATCGCTTGGGCAATGCTAGCACTCGCCGTCTTGGCAATCGCCACCGTTGCTTATACCCCTGCCGCCTCCTCCCTCGTTGTCGATTTAGCCCCTACAACTTTGCGCGGCGTTTACCTGTCTATCAACTCCCTCTGCTGGGCAGTCGGCTACATGATTGGCCCCCCTTTAGGCGGCTGGGCGCTAGATTTGCCGAGACCATTTGCTGATAGCTTGTGGGCGGCTTTAGCCCTGAGTGTCGGCCTCACCATTTTTATTTTGCAGTATCTTGATCGGCTTGTTCCTCAAAGAAAATAA
- a CDS encoding tetratricopeptide repeat protein, with product MVTQTTLIIIGIGIALSTLILGLIFAYYRAGSRKKAGIQYYNQGITKAKRGDCAGAIEAFTQALRVNSNLVEAYIKRGIARAKLGQQQEAIEDFTHVIIINPTDANVYMNRGNIRADINDMQGAIEDYRKAAKLFFEKKDQANYRQALSAFKQLQRRQKHPTKESSSSQADEEVFNQGLYNVKIGNYKGAIEDFNQVLQLAPQSDKAYYNRGMARFKLSDNEGAKADFTQALKINSRYAEAYLSRGSVHRKLGSYQPAIQDFTQALELKPNDAHAYYNRAITYSELGEKRRSLDDKRKALEDYQKAANLFFEQGDMVNYNRAMKNLPAIEAGDIDSQPTQNNSSLPSSTTCSSNADRENQRSLPSLKLERKLINLLNGNRSAAERLIEQTRYKNPGKSENWYWEKVIYDLERDRRQ from the coding sequence ATGGTTACACAGACGACGCTCATCATCATAGGGATAGGCATTGCGCTGAGTACACTCATCCTGGGACTGATTTTTGCATATTACCGCGCCGGCTCGCGAAAAAAAGCTGGAATTCAATATTACAACCAGGGAATCACTAAGGCTAAGCGAGGAGACTGTGCGGGAGCAATTGAAGCTTTTACTCAGGCATTGCGAGTCAATTCCAATTTAGTAGAAGCTTACATCAAGCGGGGAATTGCGCGAGCTAAATTAGGACAGCAGCAAGAAGCTATTGAAGATTTTACTCACGTTATTATAATAAATCCTACCGATGCCAATGTTTATATGAACCGAGGAAATATTCGAGCTGATATAAACGATATGCAGGGAGCAATTGAGGACTATCGGAAAGCTGCTAAACTATTTTTTGAGAAAAAAGATCAGGCTAATTACCGGCAAGCACTCAGTGCTTTTAAACAGCTACAGCGCCGGCAAAAGCACCCAACTAAGGAAAGTAGTTCCTCTCAAGCCGATGAAGAAGTCTTCAATCAAGGATTATACAACGTTAAAATAGGCAATTATAAGGGAGCCATTGAAGATTTCAATCAAGTCTTGCAGCTTGCTCCTCAATCCGATAAAGCTTACTATAACAGAGGAATGGCTCGTTTCAAACTCAGCGATAATGAGGGAGCAAAAGCAGATTTTACTCAAGCCTTAAAGATTAATTCGAGATATGCAGAAGCTTATTTAAGCCGAGGGAGTGTTCACCGGAAACTCGGTTCTTACCAGCCAGCGATTCAAGATTTCACGCAAGCATTAGAACTTAAGCCTAATGATGCTCACGCTTATTATAACCGAGCTATCACTTACTCTGAACTTGGAGAGAAACGCCGTTCGCTAGATGATAAACGAAAAGCTTTAGAAGATTATCAAAAAGCAGCAAACCTATTTTTTGAGCAGGGAGACATGGTGAATTACAATCGGGCAATGAAGAATTTACCGGCAATAGAGGCAGGTGACATCGATTCGCAGCCGACACAGAACAATTCTAGCTTACCCAGTTCAACAACTTGTTCTAGCAATGCAGATAGAGAAAATCAGAGAAGCTTACCAAGCCTTAAACTAGAAAGGAAACTCATCAATCTTTTAAATGGCAATCGCAGTGCGGCTGAGCGATTAATCGAACAGACGAGATATAAAAATCCTGGGAAATCAGAGAATTGGTATTGGGAAAAAGTGATTTATGACTTGGAGCGTGATCGCCGGCAGTAA
- a CDS encoding tetratricopeptide repeat protein has product MVYLPSTAKTLIAQIQAVEIYSHFFYYRGMKKAQHGDYRGAIEDWNQELQLHPDFAPAYFDRGNIRRKLRDPHGAIEDYTEVLQISPDCVDAFFKRGNAQRELGENEGAIEDYTEVLRLNPYFAEAYNNRGNARRETGDAQCAIEDYNKALHLNPYYAKAYYNRGLAHRLLGKSLAAIEDYSQAIRVNPDYAKAYYNRGFTYCDLGVKQKALTDLQHAANLFLKHRHMTAYRKIIKDLKNLEG; this is encoded by the coding sequence ATGGTGTACCTGCCATCCACCGCCAAAACCCTCATCGCTCAGATACAAGCTGTGGAAATTTACAGTCACTTTTTCTATTACCGGGGAATGAAAAAGGCTCAGCATGGAGATTACAGAGGAGCAATTGAGGACTGGAATCAGGAATTGCAGCTGCATCCTGATTTTGCTCCCGCCTACTTTGATCGGGGCAATATCCGCCGCAAACTGAGAGATCCTCACGGTGCCATTGAAGATTACACCGAAGTTTTGCAGATTTCTCCTGACTGTGTCGATGCTTTTTTCAAACGAGGGAACGCCCAGCGTGAACTTGGAGAGAATGAAGGCGCTATCGAAGATTATACTGAAGTGCTGCGGCTCAATCCCTACTTTGCTGAAGCCTACAATAATCGGGGCAATGCCCGCCGCGAAACAGGAGACGCTCAGTGTGCGATTGAAGATTACAACAAAGCTCTACATCTTAATCCCTACTACGCCAAAGCCTACTACAACCGGGGGCTGGCTCATCGCCTCCTGGGAAAATCTCTGGCAGCCATTGAAGACTACAGCCAAGCGATTCGAGTCAATCCTGACTATGCCAAAGCTTACTACAATCGGGGTTTCACTTACTGCGATTTGGGAGTTAAGCAAAAAGCCCTCACAGATTTGCAGCACGCCGCCAATCTGTTTTTGAAACACCGGCACATGACAGCCTACCGCAAAATCATCAAGGATCTTAAAAACTTAGAGGGTTAA
- a CDS encoding sucrose-phosphate phosphatase, whose translation MSVAPFLFVTDLDNTLVGDDDALEVLNQHLSQHRQAHGTKIVYSTGRSLTSYRQLKAEKSLLDPDALVTSVGTEIYHSNDDTPDPAWANTLSQAWDRDLVVASTSHFSDLVPQPQSEQRPFKVSYFLTEEAAVEVLPQLKTVLKERGLDVKLIYSGGKDLDILPHHGDKGLAMQFLRRQLGIDAKQTVVCGDSGNDIALFAVGEERGIIVGNAQSELRRWHEANASEVLYLAKASCAGGILEGLNHFGFL comes from the coding sequence ATGAGTGTGGCACCGTTTCTATTTGTAACCGATTTAGACAACACCCTCGTGGGGGATGACGACGCGTTAGAAGTTCTCAACCAGCACCTGAGTCAACATCGGCAAGCGCACGGAACTAAAATCGTTTATTCTACTGGACGATCGCTCACCAGTTATCGGCAGCTGAAAGCGGAAAAATCGCTCCTCGATCCGGATGCCTTAGTCACATCTGTTGGAACCGAAATCTACCATTCCAACGATGATACGCCCGATCCTGCCTGGGCAAACACCCTTTCCCAAGCCTGGGATCGGGATTTAGTGGTTGCCAGCACTAGCCATTTTTCCGATCTTGTGCCTCAGCCACAATCTGAGCAACGCCCCTTTAAAGTCAGTTATTTTCTCACAGAAGAAGCCGCTGTAGAAGTGCTGCCTCAGTTAAAAACTGTGTTAAAAGAGCGCGGTTTAGATGTCAAGCTGATCTACAGCGGCGGCAAAGACCTCGATATTTTACCCCACCACGGCGACAAAGGGTTAGCCATGCAATTTCTGCGCCGGCAGTTAGGAATTGATGCCAAACAAACCGTGGTTTGCGGTGATTCTGGTAATGATATTGCTTTGTTTGCTGTTGGCGAAGAACGCGGAATTATTGTGGGGAATGCCCAGTCAGAATTGCGCCGGTGGCATGAGGCTAACGCATCAGAGGTTTTATACTTGGCAAAAGCTTCTTGTGCCGGTGGCATTTTAGAAGGTTTAAATCACTTTGGCTTTTTGTAA
- a CDS encoding lysophospholipid acyltransferase family protein translates to MLDFFDLTKSEPVSNSQSSHPRFDGWSLDERDPEVIKFFLPIWEWLYDHYFQVKTDGWHHLPAEGKMLVVGSHNGGIIVPDMFMFMYDWFRRFGTERLAYGLMHPTIWKFVPQLARLAVNCGAVVAHPKMAMGALQRDAAVVVYPGGAEDAFRPHSLRHQIHFAGRKGFIKLALREEAPIVPIISTGAHDSLIILADFYQQIRQLHEWGMPWLLGIDPVVFPIYLGLPWGLGIGPLPHIPLPLPIHTRVCAPIVFDRYGREAAGNRNYVDECYEKVRSKMQQELDCLVQESNH, encoded by the coding sequence GTGTTAGATTTTTTTGATCTTACGAAAAGTGAGCCGGTAAGCAATAGCCAAAGCTCTCACCCTCGGTTTGATGGTTGGTCATTAGATGAGCGAGATCCTGAAGTCATAAAGTTTTTCCTGCCGATATGGGAATGGCTTTATGATCACTATTTTCAGGTGAAAACTGATGGCTGGCATCATCTGCCGGCAGAGGGGAAGATGCTGGTTGTGGGTTCTCACAATGGCGGCATCATTGTGCCCGATATGTTTATGTTTATGTATGACTGGTTTCGCAGATTTGGTACAGAACGTTTAGCCTACGGACTGATGCACCCAACGATTTGGAAATTTGTACCCCAACTCGCCCGATTAGCAGTGAATTGCGGGGCTGTCGTTGCTCATCCTAAAATGGCAATGGGTGCTCTCCAACGAGATGCAGCCGTTGTTGTTTATCCAGGCGGCGCTGAGGATGCTTTTCGCCCTCACAGTCTACGCCATCAAATTCATTTTGCGGGGCGTAAGGGCTTTATTAAACTGGCATTGCGAGAAGAAGCGCCAATCGTACCGATTATCTCCACCGGCGCTCATGATTCTTTAATTATCTTGGCAGATTTTTATCAGCAAATCCGGCAACTTCATGAATGGGGAATGCCTTGGTTACTCGGCATCGATCCGGTGGTTTTTCCGATTTATTTAGGATTGCCTTGGGGGTTAGGAATTGGCCCTTTGCCGCACATTCCGCTACCGTTGCCCATTCACACTCGCGTCTGTGCTCCCATTGTATTTGATCGCTACGGGCGTGAGGCTGCCGGCAACCGTAATTATGTAGATGAGTGTTATGAAAAAGTCCGCAGCAAAATGCAGCAAGAACTCGACTGTTTAGTTCAAGAATCTAATCACTGA